A region of the Vigna unguiculata cultivar IT97K-499-35 chromosome 9, ASM411807v1, whole genome shotgun sequence genome:
TAACCACAATATATGACATTGTAGCAGTCTCAAAACATCTAAATAACCACATGGCCAAGATAAACAAACCTTAATAGCGGAGTATAAATGTGCAACACCTGTCTGTGACCAATCAATACCAACCAAAGGCATGAACTGACCAAGAACATCCGACCTGAATGACATGAAACAAGACAGAAATTACAATTGACAAACTACAGGGTTAGATCTTTCAAAAACAACAACAGAAGAGAAGCAGAACATGTGAAAAGCATATCAGGATGCCAAAAGTCCTAGCGATTCAAGCATTTTCTATTTGTTTCTGTTGTCCATCTTGTTTTACTTCCTTATGCTCTACTCATAATGTACTTGGCATTCCAATAACAACCAACTTTCTTAAATATACTAACCCATACTTATCATCTCAACTTGTGAAACTAATTATAATCCGTAAACTTTGAAGGTCTAACCATAGTTGTAAAACTAATTATACCTCCCAACTTTAGAATAAATAATCATGACTAGACGGAGCAAACAAGGATctttatcttaaaatatttagatCCAATGGGGAAGTTCCAGTGGCAACTGGCCAGCCTAGGTTTTCTGGCTCGATCATCTGACTTCCCCAAGTGAATGGCAAATATGTATACTCTCACCTTGTAATTGTACCATCTACATCAGAGATCACTATGCGAGTGTTCCATTTCCACAGATATATTCGAGCATCGACCTGCCGGTTAGAGttgaaatataagaaattaacaGTAAACGAGATATTTCAAACGTGAAGTAAGCGTCATTTTCTTGAAATGAAATTATAGAAAACCATGATTATTGACCTGCTGATTCCCCAGCACAGCTGTAGAGAAAGTGAAGGTTACAGTATTCATCCCATCCTTCAGATTCAAGGAGGCTACCTGTTCAGAAGTTGGAGTTGTTTCCctaacctttatttttttaaaattgggtTTGGGTTTATCTTTGTCCATAACTGTGCTAATCGTATTCTCTAGAGAATTACCATCAGTAGTGTTTTTGACATCACTTAGAGAAGGCGGCAATATAGAATCTTTAGATCCTGCTTTAGGTTTGGGTTTATCTTTGTTCATATCTGTGCTAATCGTTTTCTCCAGAGAATTACCATCGGTAGTGTTTTTGGCATCACTTAGAGAAGGCGGCAATATAGAATCTTTAGATCCTGCTCTCCTCAAGGAGAAAGGCCAAAGTCTCCAGTTTCCCGCAGGGGAAGTGTTCTGTGTTGATGGATCATCTCCTGTATGATTTTTCTCAACTTGGTCAGCTGGTATCATTCCTTTCAGCTCAAATACATATAAACATTCAAAATACACCATACCTAGATcctatgaaaaataatgataaccAATCTTAATAGAAACCTATCGTACCTCAGGGTACAGAGAAGTAAACTTATTTACCAACCAGGTATTCAGAATTGAATGCTTTAGAAATACAGTCAGATTCCATCTCTTCATACAACAAGTGTTTACAGAGACTGTTTTTGCATAAATGATTAATCAGTATAGTAACTACCTACAGGTTACAGCTTAGTGTTTATTTTCAAAGCTACAACAATGGCAAAACCCGCCATGTTGCTGTTATAAATACAAGTCTACTCAAACTAAACTATTGCTCAAAATACAGAGTCCCATCTGAATCTTTAGCGAAATTATAACTTGTTGCTATAAAATGTTTAACAATTATCATTCCATAAAAACAGAATGTTCAGTACACTATCAGAAGAGGATGAAATATAACCTCAAGACACGGATTGTTTTCCATTTAGTTGAAAGGCGACTTATATAAGGCCTCTTACCAAGGGGAAGCTTCAGAGTTGTACCTTTGATTTCCCCAGAATCATGACAATCCTTGGCACCTGACTCCTCGTGTGTTAGGTGGTTTCCTTTGTCTTCATCAGGTTTTGGACATTCTAAATCATCTTTTGGAGGGAATGCACATGGCAAGGATTTTGATCTTGATTCCAGTGATTGACTTAAAGGGTAACGGGCATCATGTTGATTCATAATGTCAGTTCCAGAAGAAAAGTTAGGCAAGGATCCCGAATGTTGCCCAAATTTCTCTCCAGCAGCTTCATTTCTAGGAATGACTATGGGACTGGATATTGCTGTTAACTTTTCGGTGTCATTCTCATAAGAAACGTGATCTTCGTTATCTAAATGTTCAGGGACGGGTGTTCTCTCGGGTCGATCATTGATTGCACTTTCATCAAGGTCACTGAAAAGGAATCTTTCATCCTCTGAACTTTGTGATGGTGATCTCCTTGATGCTTTTCTAGGTAAACAATCATCAACAGGGTCCAGAGGAGTCGATAATGAGCTGAAGGAGTCCTTGTCCTTCATATTCTCGCTTATGGCTTTGTCGTCCGGAGTGCTGTAGCTGGAAGGTTTGATAACACAATTGGGCTCAACTTTCTCACCTGAAAAATGTCCTACGCTAATTTTGACAGTTTGAGATGTTGTAGATACCGATTGCTCTTCAATATCCACCTCATTATACATAATATCACCAGAATCCAAACAATCAATTTGCTTAACCCCAGAATGGAACTCAGAGATCCCCAGTACTGGCATCCCAAGATCAGTCTTCTCAATAACTTCCACAGCTTCTGTACCCTAAAGGACAACTTTCGTGTGAGTTTAACGAAAACAGATTAAATGTTTGCTAGATTTAATTATGAGCTATGCTACAGTCGTATTCGTATATGCTTCAACAAAAACCTTTGTAAGAAAGAAAGtattaaatgaaaaagtaaatgcatttaatctaataacaaaaaaattacaatactTTTTGTGTATGGTAAGTAGGGAGATTAGTAGAAGTATTTTGAGGATTGAGAATGACTCTTCAGTTATTCGAGTTGACATGTAAAAGTTCCATAAAAGATTTAGTACCATTTATTATTGGGCAAAACTTAAATATAGTATCATAAATACTAATGTTAAATGTTCTCCAATAAAAATGGGCCAAGGGTTAAATTTTATCCCAGTCATTCCTTCTGATTTTCAATGCAGCCATCCATCTCATCTAAAGTAGCTAAAATCGGCCTCTCGGTAACCAGTGTTATATTTCCTATTGCTAGTTTTGATAGGAGAACTCAACTGCTAAGGTACTATTTATTTCTGTCTTCCTCGGGCCAAAACTACAGGTGAAGACTACTTGTCCTTGAATTTACGAAATTACCTCAGATAGCAGTACAGTGGTACGATGCAAGACTTCATCATGGACATGGACGCGGACTTCTTCACATTCTTCTGCGCCAGCAAGGTACATCACCTCTTGAGCTTGCTCACTAGAACACGACACGCCCAACTTGGAGGTCTCTGGTGTTTCACGGCAAACCCCATCTGCTGAAACATCGTTTTTGGAAATATCGTTACTATTATCACCCGATGCATCAACAGCGCTCACCCCAGAAACTTCTCCATTCAATTCCTTTTCCACAAACTTCACCTTCACGCACGCAACTTGCACGTCAGACTCTGCAATATCATACACAACTTCCTTCCCATTCAAGTCACACTCACGAGCAAAACAAGCTTCCTCTTTCAACTCATCGTCTTCCACGACCACGTTACCGTCCCCAGACGAGTTAGCAAGAACCTTTTGCCCTTGTTCCCCGGAGAGATTAGTGGACCACTTGAGGTCTAACAAGTTAGCTGCAATCTCAGCACGCTCCAACGAACCCACCCTGCTCCCAATCGCTTCACCATTACCCTCTCTCTGCTTCAAAGACCTTCTCCCAAACACAAAGCCAAGTATTCTTGAACGGCGAGAAGTAGTCTTTACCGCACCCTCTCCATCATAATCGCAACTCTTAGACCTGCGAGAGTAATCATCTTTATCATTGACAGGAGAAGGCGGAAGTATCAAATTGTCTTCTTCTTGTGCAACGACTTCCCTGAGAAAGTAAGCTTCCCCCTTATGATCGAGATGCATTTGGAAACCAGCCGGCACCCCGTTGACACAGATATCAACCACCTTTTCCCTCGACTTCAAAACCCCCTGGAATTTGCCGAATCGAACGTACCAGGGCGAGGACTTGAAACTGCCATCTTTTTGTTCCACCACCACAATATCGACGGCGCCTCCGAACGGATGAAACGGCCCCGAAACGGTATACACGCCCTGACTCAGTATTCTCCCCACCGTTTGCATCCTCCCCGATTATTCCACCCCTTATCATAAATCCAATATCGCTTTCGCAACACTCAAATCTCAGAAATAACAGCAAAACACAACACACGGATTGGATTACATGATTGAATTACGATCATAATTAATCAATGAGGAGGGATTTTAGGGGGATCGCAAAATTCTCGGTAAGCGTGAACTAAAGGAAATTGGGTTTGTTTTCCGAGGAGAATAACGATTAAAACTGTGAACGGAGGGTGCAGTGTAACGCGTAAACTGGAGAAGAGAAGTGGTTGAATTTGGCGATGGGGGGAAGAGTGTGTCGCGGCGGGAGGAAGAGGTCGTTGGTGGGGAATGTGGGGCCCGCTTTTTGATTCGTGGGTTGTTTCTCACCGTTCGATCCATCAATTCATGCTTCCTCCTTCACGCTTCTTCATCCTCGCCATCTCACTCACAAATTATCAATTCACAAACCTAAACTCATCTTTTCTATCATAACACTTTCTACAAACCCTCCGCGGACACGCCATTGTCTTCCTAGTGTAAGCAACCTAATTTAATCGCAAATCACTATAATGTCACTTTTAAGATAATTACCATTAATCATAACATAAAgctatttttaactaatttagttTTCGACCAAAATTATAGATATGTCATGtcatatgtatacatatatgtatcGATAATCTATAAGATAAAGAACATTTAAGAAATGACGAATTTAATAAacactaatttaataaaatctgaCAGTTCATTTCATTAAAGTATTTGACTTGTCATTTTCatcaacaaacttcaacaaacttgatTCACAGATAATTGTATCTGTGTGTTTGTTAGACGCGGAGAATGCTTTACAAGGGATATTacaaatggtaaaaaaaaaaatccaaaatccaaaaatGTTCTATAAaggttaagttttttttatatgaatatataatgaattgaAGATTATTATCAATttccattattaaaaaaaaaaaagaatttagacACCGTCACTTTCCAATGATATGCCTAATATGGTTGTCTTGTCTGGAGGACCAGTGTGAAAGGTGGTATAAGAGCGAACTCTGATAATGATTCTGACATGCGTCATGTCATGAGTAATGAACAACAATAACCCAGTAATGTTAGGTTGTTGTTTTGTTTGGAAAAGGAAGGGACCACACGGAACTCAAACTTTTGTGTGGATGGCTGCGCCGGTTATTCTTCTTTCAAATCGATACAAGCACATACACTCGGGACTTTCCATATCTACGTATATCTTCAATCTGTGGGACCATTTTGAATCACCTTCACATGTTCTTCGACTTGCACCACTGTGTTCGTTTTCTTCGATTCAAACCCAGTTGAGCGTCAAAATCTGGATTATCACACCAGTTCATGCCTCCATTATGGTGGAGCATTCCATTATCATATCTCTATATGTGCAGTTAATTTCCTGAATTCTAATCGTCCAAAAACTTATTCTGTTTTTTGCTTTGGTGATTAAGCTCATGAGTGAGAACTATACTACAAACAAACACTTAATTatgtgttatatataaattattcggTACTATAATCATTCTGGAATACCTACAGTATAGTTTCTCTGTTTGCACAGGGAAATTGTTTTGATCTTGGGCTTTTGATCCATTTGTTTTTTGACCCAATTTCATGAACAAACTGTAATTTCAGCCcattacaattaaattaaatacatatagaaaaaaatgGCATGATGTGTCATTTTCAAGAACAGATCGAGTGGTCCTGAATGTGTTCGTGGGCTTAGTGGGATTGGATCATTTAGagacaattttcttttcttatttccttATTTTCATTCCTGAAACAAAAAGTTGCAATTTAATTGGAGTAAATTAAATTGTACGTAtatcattgaaaattaaaaattgagtcTCCGGTGTATTTAACAGTGTCACCTAGTCTAGAGATCAAGGAAAGTTTAAGTAATTGCCTTTTAAGGATGTTATCTCATGATGAAAATAGAGTGAATTTTAAACGTGCGAATGTGATGCAGaaagttattttattgataatgtGTGCGTTCCGATGTGCAACGCACAGAAAGAAAAGTTATCAAAGTTATCGTAAATATTATTACCGGATACACGAACGGTACAGCATGCCCCTATTCCACCTTAGTAAAGTGGAATGGTCAAACACAGCACATGCACTTTGCATATAGAATGGGATTTTGTTTCAATTCGAGTCATAGTACAACAGCGATCGCAGATGGTGGTCCTCTTCATAAAGAGAACATTTTGTAAATTGTAACCCTACTTTCATAGTATACCAAAGCTCATCATTATGTTTATCATTAATTCTTCGCAAGACCTTCATAACTTTCATCACTACTGTCTCAACTTATATTTACATGTggggaatatatatatttatatatttatatatttatattttcccTGCATTATATATAACCTTCATATAATTGTTGTACTTGAAACTTTACACCCCCTTGATGCTTCTGTGGCCATGCCATCCCTATCCACATTCACCACCGTTcattgatttttgatttttaatgcattattatgataaaataatccTCCTACCCCCCCCACTGCCTTTTTGATTTCATTCATTGCCTTCATGTGTAGGGGCTACAAAAAGGTGATTTGACCTTTTTGACTTTATGATTTGATGCCAAGAAAAGAGGAGTGTTTTTAAGTAGTTAAATTTGAAACTATAGTATAATCGCATAATGTTTTGATTCTCTCCTTGTTCTGACTATAGGGCTTGGTTGGTTTACGTTGCGCTTTCGTAACTGTTAAGCCTGTAAAGAACATGTCCCACCCTTTACGTACGTATAAGTCAGTGACAGTTGTTACTTCACCTTCGTGGTTCCTTGAATACAGTCTTTCTTAGTTCTTACAATGGGGACATGATTGTGACAACGTAGAGCGCATTGTTTGGCAGGGAATCTAGTACTTCGTCTCCCAAAATACATTTCGATTCGCCTTGTTTTTAGAAAagtttaacaaaacaaaaataaccacACATtaggaaatgaaaaaaaaaaatacacataaaaaataacagataCACAAAACCTCTCGTCATTGCAGATCATCTACGAGGAGAATGTCAGAGAACATAGGCAGTTTAGACTTGAAGTTTTCTGACGCGTCTCTAGCTACTACATGCGTGCTCATCATTGAGATGTCAGAACTGAGAATTCCCATGTATAGAGATCAGagtcttattttaaaaaatcataaacattTTTGTTCTGTATGTGTATAGTATTAGTGTATATCCCTTCTTATCCCATTCTATGGATTAGTGTAGCTCAATGCAATTTTTATTACCTCGAATTTTGACTAATTTAACAGCAACTGATTTGGATGAAAAAACAATGCAGTAGAGTAAAGTTATctgttgtcaattttttttcttctcatgaTTACGACACTCCAACTTAAGATTTTACTTAGAAAATTCCAACTCTTCACCATTTTCATGAGGAGAGGCCCTATGCAGAGCGACAATTGTTTCAATCACCTCATCATGGAAAAAGACTCGGTTGCAGAGTTTTCAGAATTTTATGAGATACTATTCGCTACGAGACAGAAATCATCAATCTTCTCTGACTTATATACTTTTTACACTTGCCCTTCTTGTCAAACTCCCATAATGGCGCATAAATTTTTCTGCACCCAAAAATGCAGtggtaaaatactattttttttggtGTGTGTGGAAATAAAATACGAAAATATTATCCACATCTAAAAAGCCACACCAGACTTACATTTACCAGTTTGTTAATTATATTTCGATCATCAATGTTTATTAGTTAATCaacatatatattgttttaaaaaataaatttcaacccGATAACGTTAGAAACCAAGAATTACGTAGTGTAACAATCTTCTGGCGTAGATTTAACATtactaaaatactataaaacACCAAAGCTACGACAATAATAAGCAAAACtagtaacaaaaatattttctaccaGTGCGTATCAGCAATTGAGCTTCTCTTCTTTTGCAATAGAATTTTTGCAGTGAGCAATTGCAGCTTGAATGGCTGCTTGCAACTCTTCCATGGTGCTGTCATTGGAAGGAGGAAGATTAGCGGTTGCAAGGAGAAGACCGCTGTTTGATGGAGAAGTTCTCATAGAAGCCGGTGCTGAAAACTCACCTCTTCTCCCTCTCAATTCGGGTTTGGTTTTCCGAATCAAATTCCCTGAATGAGAATAAGCCTGTCCATGGAACTgtaccttttctcttttccctCTGAAAAGCACCAGTGGCTGCACCATTCTCAAGTACTTCTTCAGTGCATGCATCACATCATACCCGAGTTTCTTCTTCTGCTTACTATTCTCTTTATCTTCTTTGTCTCTAACCGGACACCCTTTACGCCCTTTAGATGACCCAAACAATGAGAAACCAGGCTTGGACTTGGTTTCTTCCTTTGTGACTCTATTGTTGTGGTTTTCTTTGTTGTTGGAGCTGGTAATGCTGTCTATGGTGATGTTGCTCCTGGTGCTGGTGTTGCAGCTGGCACGTTTTTCGTCTTCTAAGAAGTCTCTGATGGGGAGAGTGAAACTGTCGACGGAGTTGGTGGAAAAACGAGGAGAAGAAGAGAAGTGAGATAAGAGGTGTAAGGGAAGCAAGTGACCGTGGAAGAAAATGTCATCAGCAGGAGATAAATCAACAGCAAGAGAAGGTGGGGTTTTGGATTTGTCAAGGATTGTGGCGTTAGAAGAGTGGAGAGAGATTGTAAAGGAGAACTCATGAGAAGGGGAAGAGGATGGTGAAGCTGCCTTGGGGACTCCTTCTTCAGTTTTCTTTTGCACATCGTTTTCTGTGTTCTTTTGGGGTTGATGATGTGTTTCCATTATTACAGTTGAGGTTGTCTTGAAGACTAACAAGTTTGTGTGGGGAATTCTCGGTCTGTGATCTTTTCTTTTTGGTAGAAATAGAGAGAGAGATGGAGAAAAAGGTGGTGTGATCTTTTCTTTGTTGTATGGATGTTAACAAAGCTTTATGAGGGATAAGGGAACCGAAAAACAtggaaagaaagagagagtCTTTGTCAAAGCACTGTTGGACTCGGTGTGTCttgttttaaaactttttcgtAAGACACCAACTCTGTGTGTATGCGTATTATTTACGTGTGATGATTAACAAGCATATTATCAATAATGGATGCATATTTTTCTCGCGTTTTATGAGATGAGATGTGTTTTGTGGTGTGTCAAAATGGTTAGTGCTGCGTAATGTTGGGTCCCTATCACTTCCAACAGCAATTGTTGTGCTGGTTTTGGGAATGAGATCACAAACATCCAAATTTGGCCACCAAAGGAAGATGGGATTGGCATGGCGGATTTCACTCAACAAATTTtcgacattttttttttccattagtGCGAAGGTTCACAGGGTATTTTAGTGTTATCCTCTGTTATATTAATACTTTGAAATTCTTTTTCATACATTTTTCCGTCACGCCAGTAGTTTAGGAGGCTAGAGCTAGACGGTGCACGGTTGAATCTTGAAACACACCCAAAAAGAATTTTGTACGACGAAGTCAAATTTTTCCATACTTTATCTTCTACCTTTTTCCGTGACACTTTCCTAAACTTGTTAAAATTAACTCTTTacatagaaagaaaagaaagaatgttAAAGCATAATGAGATTAGTAAATGGGAATTGTTGAAttgaaaaagagatttggagaaGGCCACGATCAGCGCCAGCTGTTGGGAATGATTCAGTTCACCCATTCATCCATTCATTGATTCATGGATGAACACGAAAGCTCAAAGAAACAGAAGCTCCAATGTCGTTTAGGGAAGAAAGTGTGGCCATGATCTACGTGTAAGTCTACATTGACTACTGCTCTATCCTATTCTCTGAAAAAacctaacaattttttatatatatacatgaaaCTCGTATATagtaaaatacatatatatgaGTTGATTAATGgcgagaaaaataaaaggagatATATATAGTTAGGTGGTGGGGGTGGTGACAGACCCACACACACGTGCATGCGGTGGTGGTCCATGCAGCAAGCATAAAGGAATTTTGTATTCATGGTTAAGGTCAACATCTTAATCATGGAGCCATTATTTGGTTCGACTGAACCATCCTCACCACTTTCaccattatattttatattatattccaCATTTCtcgtctttttctttttgagatAATTAGAGAGAGAACCCAGCATACCATAGTATAAAACAAATCCTTCACAATCCCACAACATAGAGATCCTTTTGCGTATTAGCCATTCAATATCTACCCTTTTTCTCAGCCAAAACAACAAAACCTACCTTACTTTGGATCACATTCAGGATCACTCAAATTCATTTCTTTCGTTTCAACTtgtcagagaaaaaaaaagtacttcATCTTTTCTCAGAAAATCCCCGAGAAAACGGATCACGTTTTCGTCTTAGCATGCATCATGCATGTGTGTGCACCCACCCAGAGATTCAATGCTTTGCACTTTGCAATATTGAACGGATTTGCAGCAACTGCTTTATTCGATTTTGATGTTTCCATGCATATTCctaagaaattaattaatacataacCCTTAACATTCATATTTACTTAGTTTCTGCTTACTTTTGTTGTCAAATCAACGTGATTTAGCGCATGTATTGACCTAATTAAGGAAGCTTTtatacaacaaaaaattaataaactagAAACTAATCAACTCAAAATTTAATGATCTCATACTTTCCAACAGTAAGTTCTAAAGGGTGTGTGGCCTCTAATCAAAATGAAATAACATACCTTATTGTAGTTTAGCTAAACCTTGCTACTTGGCTAATCTTTTTGCACTTCTCATTTTGGAATTTGACCTAACTCCAGAACTATGAGAAAGTGGCAAAATATATGTGCTGTAAAGCAAAATGGGAATTCTGAGCAGCTTTTTGGAGGAAACAAAGGACTTCACATAGACGTAATTGTAATTGCGTGAGGAAGCATAAATTCTCTAGACACAGGTCTATCTATTTTCTTGGCTTTTAATTAGATTTAGCAGATGAAATGACTACTCAGTTATCTTTATCAATCATTACGCATTCC
Encoded here:
- the LOC114164390 gene encoding phosphatidate phosphatase PAH1-like isoform X6 — protein: MQTVGRILSQGVYTVSGPFHPFGGAVDIVVVEQKDGSFKSSPWYVRFGKFQGVLKSREKVVDICVNGVPAGFQMHLDHKGEAYFLREVVAQEEDNLILPPSPVNDKDDYSRRSKSCDYDGEGAVKTTSRRSRILGFVFGRRSLKQREGNGEAIGSRVGSLERAEIAANLLDLKWSTNLSGEQGQKVLANSSGDGNVVVEDDELKEEACFARECDLNGKEVVYDIAESDVQVACVKVKFVEKELNGEVSGVSAVDASGDNSNDISKNDVSADGVCRETPETSKLGVSCSSEQAQEVMYLAGAEECEEVRVHVHDEVLHRTTVLLSEGTEAVEVIEKTDLGMPVLGISEFHSGVKQIDCLDSGDIMYNEVDIEEQSVSTTSQTVKISVGHFSGEKVEPNCVIKPSSYSTPDDKAISENMKDKDSFSSLSTPLDPVDDCLPRKASRRSPSQSSEDERFLFSDLDESAINDRPERTPVPEHLDNEDHVSYENDTEKLTAISSPIVIPRNEAAGEKFGQHSGSLPNFSSGTDIMNQHDARYPLSQSLESRSKSLPCAFPPKDDLECPKPDEDKGNHLTHEESGAKDCHDSGEIKGTTLKLPLGDDPSTQNTSPAGNWRLWPFSLRRAGSKDSILPPSLSDAKNTTDGNSLEKTISTDMNKDKPKPKAGSKDSILPPSLSDVKNTTDGNSLENTISTVMDKDKPKPNFKKIKVRETTPTSEQVASLNLKDGMNTVTFTFSTAVLGNQQVDARIYLWKWNTRIVISDVDGTITRSDVLGQFMPLVGIDWSQTGVAHLYSAIKENGYQLLFLSARSISQAYLTRQFLVNLKQDGKVLPDGPVVISPDGLFPSLYREGIRMKSATLRERLL
- the LOC114164390 gene encoding phosphatidate phosphatase PAH1-like isoform X4, which codes for MQTVGRILSQGVYTVSGPFHPFGGAVDIVVVEQKDGSFKSSPWYVRFGKFQGVLKSREKVVDICVNGVPAGFQMHLDHKGEAYFLREVVAQEEDNLILPPSPVNDKDDYSRRSKSCDYDGEGAVKTTSRRSRILGFVFGRRSLKQREGNGEAIGSRVGSLERAEIAANLLDLKWSTNLSGEQGQKVLANSSGDGNVVVEDDELKEEACFARECDLNGKEVVYDIAESDVQVACVKVKFVEKELNGEVSGVSAVDASGDNSNDISKNDVSADGVCRETPETSKLGVSCSSEQAQEVMYLAGAEECEEVRVHVHDEVLHRTTVLLSEGTEAVEVIEKTDLGMPVLGISEFHSGVKQIDCLDSGDIMYNEVDIEEQSVSTTSQTVKISVGHFSGEKVEPNCVIKPSSYSTPDDKAISENMKDKDSFSSLSTPLDPVDDCLPRKASRRSPSQSSEDERFLFSDLDESAINDRPERTPVPEHLDNEDHVSYENDTEKLTAISSPIVIPRNEAAGEKFGQHSGSLPNFSSGTDIMNQHDARYPLSQSLESRSKSLPCAFPPKDDLECPKPDEDKGNHLTHEESGAKDCHDSGEIKGTTLKLPLGDDPSTQNTSPAGNWRLWPFSLRRAGSKDSILPPSLSDAKNTTDGNSLEKTISTDMNKDKPKPKAGSKDSILPPSLSDVKNTTDGNSLENTISTVMDKDKPKPNFKKIKVRETTPTSEQVASLNLKDGMNTVTFTFSTAVLGNQQVDARIYLWKWNTRIVISDVDGTITRSDVLGQFMPLVGIDWSQTGVAHLYSAIKENGYQLLFLSARSISQAYLTRQFLVNLKQDGKVLPDGPVVISPDGLFPSLYREGIRMKSATLRLEFPWEKSS
- the LOC114164390 gene encoding phosphatidate phosphatase PAH1-like isoform X3; the protein is MQTVGRILSQGVYTVSGPFHPFGGAVDIVVVEQKDGSFKSSPWYVRFGKFQGVLKSREKVVDICVNGVPAGFQMHLDHKGEAYFLREVVAQEEDNLILPPSPVNDKDDYSRRSKSCDYDGEGAVKTTSRRSRILGFVFGRRSLKQREGNGEAIGSRVGSLERAEIAANLLDLKWSTNLSGEQGQKVLANSSGDGNVVVEDDELKEEACFARECDLNGKEVVYDIAESDVQVACVKVKFVEKELNGEVSGVSAVDASGDNSNDISKNDVSADGVCRETPETSKLGVSCSSEQAQEVMYLAGAEECEEVRVHVHDEVLHRTTVLLSEGTEAVEVIEKTDLGMPVLGISEFHSGVKQIDCLDSGDIMYNEVDIEEQSVSTTSQTVKISVGHFSGEKVEPNCVIKPSSYSTPDDKAISENMKDKDSFSSLSTPLDPVDDCLPRKASRRSPSQSSEDERFLFSDLDESAINDRPERTPVPEHLDNEDHVSYENDTEKLTAISSPIVIPRNEAAGEKFGQHSGSLPNFSSGTDIMNQHDARYPLSQSLESRSKSLPCAFPPKDDLECPKPDEDKGNHLTHEESGAKDCHDSGEIKGTTLKLPLGDDPSTQNTSPAGNWRLWPFSLRRAGSKDSILPPSLSDAKNTTDGNSLEKTISTDMNKDKPKPKAGSKDSILPPSLSDVKNTTDGNSLENTISTVMDKDKPKPNFKKIKVRETTPTSEQVASLNLKDGMNTVTFTFSTAVLGNQQVDARIYLWKWNTRIVISDVDGTITRSDVLGQFMPLVGIDWSQTGVAHLYSAIKENGYQLLFLSARSISQAYLTRQFLVNLKQDGKVLPDGPVVISPDGLFPSLYREVIRRVPHEFKIACLEVIKDLFPSDCNPFYAGFGNRDTDEISYLKGEVVVNRRVDSKSYASLHALVNGIFPPTNSSEQEDFNNWNFWKLPPPAIDI